The DNA segment AGAACGCGTTCCACGACGCGGACGACGAGTTCGATCTCTCGGACACCGCTCACTCGTTCCTCGCCGGCATTCTCGAGCACGCGCCGGCGATTACGGCGGTCGCGAACCCGACGGTCAACAGCTACAAGCGACTCGTCCCCGGTTACGAGGCACCCGTCTACGTCGCCTGGTCCGATCGCAACCGCTCGGCGCTAATCCGCAAACCGGCCGCCCGCGTCCCAGCAGCCTCCCGCGTCGAACTCCGCTCGCCCGATCCGTCCTGTAACCCCTACCTCGCGCTCGCCGTCATGATTCAGGCCGGACTCGAGGGCATCGAGCAGGGACTCGAGGCGCCGGATCCGGTTCGAGAGAACATCTACGAGTTCGACGAGGCAAAGCGCGAAGAGTACGGCATCGAGACGCTCCCCTCGAACCTCGGGAAGGCAGTCGACGCCCTCGAGGAAGACGAGGTTATCTACGACGCACTCGGCGAACACATCGGTCCGAAATTCGTCGAGGCCAAATCCCAGGAGTTCGAAGACTACCTCATCGACGTCTCCGAGTGGGAACTCGACCGCTACCTCGAGACGTTCTAACGGCGTCCCGGCTCACCGCAGGGTTTCGATTTTGCTCGCTTTTCGCTCGGTCGTCGCTCACTGGTAGCTCACGGGGTTCGGGTATCTCACTCGTTGTAACAGATCGGTCGCTGATTCTCGAGGGCTATCTCGCTACCTCACCCAGCGAAAGATACTTTGGAGTATCATACTTTAGAGTATCAAACTCTGGAGTACAGTTATCGGGAGGATTATACTGGTCGACAACAAAGAGCGTCTATGGACGCGTTCGTGAACCGAACGGAGGAACTCGAGCGACTGCACGAACTCTACGAGTCCGACGATGCAGAGCTTGGCATCGTGTTCGGTCGGCGACGACTCGGAAAGACCGAACTGCTCAAACAGTCACTCGAGGGGTACGACGACGCCGTCGTCTATCAGGCGAGACAGAAGACGAGCGCGTTGCAACTCGAGCAGTTCGTCGACATCGCGGCGCAGTCGTATCCCGGCGTGGCTCGGATTCGCCAGGAATGGGAGGATATCCTCGGTTATCTTGCGGAGCAAGACGCAATCGTCGTCCTCGACGAATTTCCGTACCTCGTCGAACAGGACCGGAGTTTGCCGTCCGTCCTGCAGGCGATGTTCGATCACGACCTCGATGACTCGTCGTCGACAATCGTCCTCGTCGGGTCATCGATCAGTATGATGGAAGAAGCGGCGCTCCTCGGAAACAGCCCACTGTACGGGCGCTCCTCGCTAAAACTGGATATCCGGCAACTACCGTTCGACGCTGCGATGGAATTCGTCGGCGACGAGTATTCCCCGGCCGAACAGGTCCTCACGTGGGGAATTTTCGGAGGGGTTCCCTACTACCTAGAAGAGATTTCAGCGGCAAACACCCTCGCGGAGAACGTTTACCGGACGATTCTTACCCGGCACGGAACACTCCACGACGAACCAGATTACGTCCTCCGGATGGAACTGAGGGAACCGACTCGATACTTTTCGATCCTCGAGGCGATTGCTGGCGGAAACACGAGTCGTAACGAGATTGCGGGGGCGACGGGAATCGAGTACAATCAGCTATCGAAGTACCTCGATCGACTGGCTCGATTGCGGCTGATCGATCGCCACGTGCCGATCACCGAGCAGAAAGCGCGAAGTAAACGAAGCCGCTACCGAATTCGTGAACCGTTCTTTCGCTTCTGGTTTCACTTCGTCTACGGGAGCGGAGACCGGTACGACGAACTCGGTTCCGATGCGTACGAGACGCTGATCGAACCGAAACTTCCCGATTTCGTCAGTCGATCGTTCGAAACGCTGTGTTGTGGCGCGCTCCGAACGCTCTATCCGGAGTACACGATCACGGAGACGGGACAGTGGTGGTACAAAGACCACGAAATAGACGTCGTCGGGCTGACGACGGAAGACGCACTCGTCGTCGGCGAATGCAAATTCCAACGATCGCCCCTCGGATACGACGCGTTTTCGAACCTGAAACGCCACGCCGAGGAACTTCGCTGGACGCCACCGGATGGACAGGAGCGAGTCGAACAGTACGCACTCTTCTCTCGAACTGGGTTCAAACCCTCCGTCGAAGAAGCGGCGACGGAACGAGACGACCTGCGGCTATTCACGATCGAGGATGTCGTCGACGCAGTGCGAGCCTAGCACTCGAGTTTGCCACGAGGAGTACTGCGAGAACGAATTTCGAGTCAACTCACGCGCTAATAACGTACTCGCCGTTGGCTCGGTCGACGTGGCCAGCACTCGAGAGCGTGTTCAGGATGCTCAGAATGGACAGTTTGGACATCGAGAGCGTCGCGCCGAGGTCGTCGATAGTCGCGCCGTCGGTCGCCTCGAGATAGAGGTACACCAGTTTGGCCTGGGTCGAATCGAGATCGCTTGGAATTGGATCGATGAGCGGAGCGGGTCGGTGTTCTTGTGAACTCATTGTCACCATTGATCCGATTTGGATATATAAATCCACACGTCGGCAGTGTATATATTCGATTAACGGGTTGAGTAGGGTATTTTCAGGACAATCGTCGACTCGTGATCGTCACCGAGTTGTGAGTACGAGCGTGGCGTCGACTTCAGTCACTCCGTCGAACGAGCACACCCACGGATCGCCGACGGTTTGGGCCCTGGTACACAACGTTGACGACAAGATGACGACGAACGATCGACCACGCCCGCCGTCCGCCCTCGAGCAGGACGTCCGGGAACGGCTGGCGGCGCTCGAGTCCCGCGACGTCGAGACGCTTCGAGCGGCCAGCGACTATCTCGAGGAGCTCGCGGCGTGGAAGGTGGCGTCGGCCGAAGCGGGGTCAGGAGCGGACTATGGCGAGCAGAGTGAAGGCGAACCCGATCCAGACGAGTATCCCGCGGACGTTCCAGAGCAAGCGAACGTCTCGGTCAAAGAAATCGCCGGGACGACCTATCACTACTACCAGTGGCGTGAGGGTGATCGAATCGAGTCGAAGACGGTACAGCGCTGACGGGCGTCGCGTTCACCCTACACCGACTGGTACGGCCCGAGTCGCGTTCCGTCGAGCAAGTAGGCTTCGCCACTGGCGATGCCGGCCGGCAAGAACGGTGAGAGAAACGACTGGCCGGGGACGTTGATCCACGTTCCACCGACGAGGTCGTTGAACGCCGGGAGAACCACGACTCGAGGCGGATCAATCGCGCCGTCGCTCAGCCACGAGAGTCCCTCGTACTCGGGTCGCGGTCGGAACGGCTTGGGGTCGAGTTCGCCGCGAAGCCACGTGCGTTCGACGCGGCTGCCGCCCACGTCGTCCTCGAGGCGGACACAGGGGTGTTCGTGGCCGAGACAGAGCACGTCGCACTCGAGTGTGGCCGGTGTGGGCCAGGTGTGGCCGTGACAGACACCGACGGTGCCCGCGCCCAGGTCGATACCGGCACCGGGGACGACCGTCACGCTCGTCTCGATTTCGGCTTCGTCCTCGGTGAGCCACGTCTCGATCGCCCCGTCGTGGTTCCCTTTCACCACCGTGACGGGAATCGTCCGCGGAACGGACTCGAGTAAGACCTCGAGTTCGCCGCGTTCGGCCCCGCCAGGGTCGCCGATCGAGTGCATGAGATCGCCGAGTGCGACGAGTCTGTCGGGATCGGTTCGCTCGAGGAGCGTGAGAAGGCGTTCGCGGCGCTCTGTGGCCCGACTCGGAACCGTAACGCCGCGTTCGGAGCGCAATCCGGCTTCGTAGCCGGCGTGATAGTCGGCGACGAGCAGTGCGCGTTCGTCACCGACGGTCGCAATCGCCACCGGTTCGTCGGGAACCGGTTCGACGCGGGCCACAGTGGATCGACGAGACTCGTCGGACATGAGTAAGCTCGAGGACGGGGTTAGATCGCCTTGAGCGTCTCGTCGTCCGGTTCGTAACACTGCCCGCCCATGAGCGCGTCCTGAATCGCGTCTTCGACGTCGCCCTCGGCGACGCCCGTTTCGTCGGCGATGGTTTCGACGAGTTCCGATCGGTCGGCACCGTCGCCGTCGTCGAGTTCTTCCATCGTCTCGACGACGGCCGTCTGCAAGTCGACGTCGTCGGCGGCGTCGTCGTCCTCGCCAGCGGGTTCGTCCTCACTCGCAGAGTCGTCAGCGTCGGCAGCGTCCGTCGCTGTCTCTTCTTCGGTCTCAGCAGCGTCGGTTCCCTCCTCGAGTTCGTCCGCTAGGTCAGGTTCGTCCGCTGGGTCGGGTTCGGGTTCCGCCTCCGCCTCGAGCCCAGATTCCGGTGGCTCGCCGATGTCGTCATCGTCGTCAGTCGACGCGTCGACGCTCTCTGCAGCAGATTCACTGGACGCGTCGTCAGCCCCGTCGTCCTCGGGTTCTGGAACGTCGATATCCGCCTCGCCGGGATCGTCGACCTCGCCGCCGGTCGTGAACTCGGTACCGAATTCCTCCTCGAGTTGTTCGCGCTCGTCGTCGTCCATCTCGTACATTCCGGAGTCACCGGCGTCGAAATCGCCGAGGTCGTCGTCCGCATCCGCCGCAGCGTCAGCACCTCCGCTCGCTGGCTCGGCATCGGTGGGTTCGGATTCCGAGGACAGGTCGCTCGAGTCGGCCGTGACGGTGTCGTCGCCCTCGGTCGAATCGTCGGTCGTCTCGGCGTCCGTTTCGATCGGCGTCTCCTCGACCGGATCGGCTGCGTCGGATTCGGCTTCGGATGCAGCCTCCCGATCCGTCGCGGTTGCCGTGCCGGCGGCCGATCCGGAATCGATCGACTCGCTCTCGCCGGCGACGGCCACCTCGGCGTCGGGCTCGGAATCGGCCTCGAGTTCACTCTCCGCCGTTTCGTGTTGCGTTCCATCGGCAGCGTCGGTGCCCGCGAGCGATTCGAGGTGCTCGAGGTCGACGCTCGAGAAGGAGGCGAGCGAGGAGAACGTCGCGTCGGTCTCGGGGCTCGAATCGCTGGGCTGTAAATCGTGCGTGCCGACCTGATCGCGCTCGTCCGCGACGACTTCGACGGCCTCGAGGGCGCACTCGCGAAGATCTGCGAGGTAGGCGGGCGTCGTTCCGTAGTGGTCCTGTGCGAGCGGGATACCTGCGGCGAGGCCAGCGTCGGTATCGACGGCCGCGAGCGCGTCGCTCAGATCGTCGCCGTGGGCAGCCACGTCGGCTGCGGCGGCGTACGTGCCGATACGTTCGAGCGTCTGTTCGGCCGCGCTGACGACCCACCGGTCGCGGGTGTCGGCGTCGACCGTCGCGATGCTCTCCGGGCGAACCGAGGTGTAGACCTGATCCGAATCGTCGGGCTGGAAGGTGCGAGCCTTGCCCGTCACCGCGACGAATTCGGGGGCCTCGAGTTGCTCGAGGGTGGCGAGTTCGTCGGGTTGGTACTGGCCGGCGTAGACGACGAAGGCGCCGGTCGGATCGACGATGCGGGCGCGAACCATCTCGTCGTTGACCGACGTGACTTCCGTCAGCGTGCCGACCGCGAAGATGCGGTTGAGTCGCGCTCCCGTCGGGGAGATGACGTAGTTCGGCGCGCGTTCCTCGTCGCTCTCGGCGTAGGAGAACGACGCGTCGTCGTACTCTTTCGCGAACAGCCGGTAGGCGATCTCTCGCCCGGGAATGTCCTCGCCGTCGTCACCGTTGGCGCTCATGCGTCCACCTCCTCGAGGAAGGCCCGTGCACGGGCCGTCGGGTCGTCACTTCGCTCCTCGAAGGACTCGGCGTCGAGATTCGAGCCGTACTCGTCGACCGAGAGGTGGCCGCGCACGCGGTACTCGAGGCCGACGATTCGATCGCGAATCGTGTCGGCGACGACCTCCTGGTCCATCGCTTCACGGGCCTGTTCGAGGGCGTCCTCGAGCGTGCCGTCGTAGACCTGTTCGGTCAGATCGTCGTCGAGGACGACGGTGACGGCGCCGGTGCCGTCGTCGAGGATCGCCTTGACGCGCATGTCGTCGATCCCGTCGACGTCGCCGTGGGTTCGACACTGGCCCTTCTGGACCACGCGATAGCACTCGGGACAGCGCTGGATGAGCCCGGAGCCGTCGCGAACGGCGATCACGTTGCCGCTGAGTTCGACGTCGTAGATGCCACCCGTTCGGACGGCGTCGCCGACGTTCATCGTCGTCGCGTCGGCACCGACGTCGATCTCGGCCTCGAGTGGCGTGACGCTCGAGAACTCCGAGACGTTGACTTCGGGGACGCCGCGGAACTCCTGGACGTAGGCGTTCTCGATGCGGACCGTCCCGCCGTCTTCGATTTCGGGCACCGGATCCCAGTTCGTAAACGGTAGTCGGCCGCTCTCGTCGCCGACGACGCCGCTCAAAATTTCGGTCTCGCCGTCGCGGCCGTCGATCGTCCGGCGTTCACAGTCCGTGACGGTGACGTCGACGGTGACGGCACGGTCGCCGGTGTGGAGGTCGGCGAGTTGGGATTCGCCGCCGGATTCGTACGGGATATCGAGCGATTCCTCCTCGAAGGACAAGGACGTGCTCTCGCCGAGGTTGAGTTCGGGTTCGCCGTCCCACTCGCGGACGCCCGCATTCCCCGCCGTGATCGTATCGCCCGGCGAGAGACCGAAGTCCTCCCAGGCGGTGTAATCGATCGCGCCGGTCTCGTCGGCGAGGCGCCCCTCGACGATCACGTGATCGTCGCCCTGGTAACGAATCGAGCGTTTTCCGGCCGTCAACACGACGCCCGTGACGGTGACGTTCCCGTCCTCGGGCGTGACGTCGCCGAGGTCCTTGCTCGAGGGAGCGCCGCCACCACCGCTCGAGCCGTCGCCGTACTTGCGTCGAAGGCTCTGTTTGGCTTCGTCGATGGGAACGCTGTACTCCACCAAATTCTGCAAGTCTGCGGTGACCTCCTCTTTGTCAACACCGAGGTCGGAGGCGAGATCCTCAGCATGCTTGTCGAGTTCCATCAGTGGCTTTTCGGGTGGGGGATTAAAAAGCGTTCGCGCAACGGAGCGAGCGGGTGAGCGAATCGAGTGCCCGAACGCGGTCGCTTCCTCGAGATCGTGGTATTACACAACACGAGACACCATCTGAAACAGCGAAATGCCGGAATTTGCAGCCCTGAGAGTGCCAGGCAGCAGGTTATGGAAATGGCGCGGATAACGTGTATACAGCATGTCACCAGACGAGTCACCAACCCGACGGCGAATGCTCAAACTGAGCGCAGTCGCCGTCCTTCCGGCGGCGCTGGCTGGATGTAACGACAACGGGAACGGCGAAGACGAACCGGCGAACGGTAACGACGAGAACGGTAACGACGAGAACGGAAACGGCGAACCGATCGAGCCGGGCGAGATCGAACTCGACGGCGAAACGGAAGCCTGGACCGGCGTCGCACCGGACGAAATCGCCGACGAAGAGAACCCGACGCTCACCCTCGAAGAAGGAGAGTCCTACGAGATTACGTGGGAGAACATCGACGGCGTCGACCACAACATCGAGATTCGAGACGATGACGACGAAGTCGTCGACGGCTACGAGACCGACCTGATGGGCGACGAAGGAGAAACGCAGACCCTCGAGATCGACGAAGTGACCGACGAGATGACACAGTACGTCTGTGAGCCCCACGAGGGGACGATGGTCGGTGACGTCGAAGTGGCCTAATCGAGCCGATTCTCATAGGTCGTTGTCGACAGCAGACGACTGGCCGCCGCGTTCTCGCGACCGCAATAGCTTCTTTACGGCCCGCTACCACAGCACGACGTATGCACGTCGTCGTCAACGCCGCCACGAGCGCGGACGGCAAACTCTCTTCGCGGAAGCGCGAGCAGGTCGCGATCAGCGGCGAGAGCGATTTCGCCCGCATGGACCGACTCAGAGCCGAAAGCGACGCTATTGTGGTCGGCGTCGGAACTGTTCTCGCCGACGATCCACACCTGACAGTCAAGGACGAAGCCCTGTGCGAGCGACGGGCAAAAAACGGCCGACCCGAACAGCCCGCCCGGATCGTGGTCGACTCGAGCGGACGGACGCCAGTAGACGCCGCGATTCTCGACGACGCGGCTCCGACGTACGTCTGCGTGAGCGACGACGCCCCCGTGGACCGACGCGCGAATCTCACGGACCATGCGAACCTCGTGAGCGCCGGCGACGACCGAGTCGACCTCCTCCGGGCGTTCGCCGGGCTACAGGAGGAGGGCCTCGAGCGAATCATGGTCGAGGGCGGTGGCGAACTCATCTTCTCGCTGTTCGAGTGCGGACTGGTCGACGAACTCCGAATGTACGTCGGTGGAACCGTCATCGGCGGCCGTGACGCGCCGACGCTGGCCGACGGCGCGGGGTTCGTCGAAGACTTTCCGTCGCTCGCGCTCGAGCGCGTCGAGCGGATCGACGACGGGGCGTTGCTGTGCTGGACGGTCGACGAAATCGACGACTGACTCGAGCAACGTACGCTCGTGCTCGAGTGAAGGACGTTCAGGCACCGAACCGCTGGTCGGTTCGATACACGCCACTCACTCCGAGTTCACCGAGCCCTGACCTGACGACTTCGAATCTTCCGAGACACCGTTTTATCAAGTCTCTCGTGTCTGGGCGGCCAGTAAGCTTAATCTTCGATGGTCGAAGGAGGTAGCCGGCGGGCAGACCTCACTGTCGTTGCCGGTAGTGATTCTGAGACATCACGAACCCGCCCGCCTGTCGAGACATCGCACCACGGTCTTGGCACATCCACCGATCACCCCCGTCAGGGGAATCAGATGTCGGTCCCCACTTCCGACATCTTCTGACGCCGTAGTGGACAGGAGGGAGTGGTACAGTCTCGGATTCGAGGAAACGCCTCGGCCAGTCTATCTCATTGCGGGATCTAATCGACTCGATCAGCGAATCTAGAAATGTACGGATGGTGAGTTCTCAGTCGGTAGATAAAGGTCATGGTGCCAGAGTAGAAATCTGTCGGTATGTTCGATGAATGCCCCGGTTGTGGAGTGGTTCACCTCGATATGGCGGTCGATTCAGGGGAGTCCGTAGTCGTCTGTCCGGAGTGTGGACACGAACAATCGATCCGCCAAGAGCCGCTGCTCATCGTTAGTGGAGCAGGTGGGACCGGGAAATCAGCGGTACTCCACGAGCTTCGCGGAACGCGTGACGATGCCGTGCTCCTCGATTCGGATGTCGTGTGGCGCGATGAGTTCTGGGACGAAATCGATTGGTACGTTCAGACGTGGCTTCGCCTCTGTCGGGATATTGCCCAATCGAAACGCCCGCCGGTTCTGTTCGGAGCGGGGCTCGGCGTTCCCGCGAGTATCGAAGCACACCCACAACACGAGTGCTTCTCGGAGATTCACTATCTCGTTCTCGTCTGTGACGAGGACGAGCAAGAACGGCGACTAAGGGCTCGTCCCTCGGGACGCCATCCCGGTGAGTTTGCGATGGACCAATCCGACATCGACGCCCAAGTAGAGTTCAATCAATGGTTCAAAAATACCGCAGACGACGAGGACTTCACGGTCATCGAGACGACCGACGCGACGGTTGAGGAAACCACAGCGCAAGTTGACGAGTGGATTTCGAGCCACGTGTCCAACAAGACGCTCTGACCGTCGAGAAATCGCTCGGTGAGACTGCGTCTACGTCGACTCGACGTTCTGGCGAACGGAGCGATCTGTGTCAGTGAAGAGAAATCGGTCGTACTCCCCCTCGTACGTGCCCATGAGCGGTTCTCCACGGGTCGTATCGATACCGATCGTGTGTGGCTCGTCTAACTCGGCGTGCTCGTCGGCGTCGTCGTTCGGATCGTACGCGGTGAACGTAATGCTGTCGTCGTCCGCGTCGTAGTCGTAGAGGAGCAGGTAATGACCGTCGAGGACGTCACTTCCGCTGATCGTTACCCCCGCTGATCCGATCGTGTCGATCGCCGAACGAATCTCGCTCGCCTGTTGCTGGTAGTCGATGAACTCCGGTCGAAGCAGCACCCACCGTTCGGCCCACGTTTCGGGGTACAGGAACTGGCTCCGGTGAAAGCGTTCGATGTCCTCCCGGACGGGCGAACTGGACTCCTCGAGTGGTTCGTCGACGTCGGTGATCTCGCTGACCGAGTCGTGCTCGAGGGGGACTGCCGATGGCGCTTCGAAGTACCACTGCGACGCCATCGCGATCCCGAAGCAAAACCCTCGTATCCCGAATAACCGGTTGGCATTCGCGTGGAGTTCGTCAGCGATCGCTCCGATCGATCGATCGAACCCGGCGTTCGCTTCAACCGGTTGGACGACGGAACTCTCGGATGCGATCAGATACTCTCGAACGTCGCGAGCAGAGAGCAGCGCACTCGGCTCCGGTGGCTCGGACGGCGTCGAAAAGTTGTCGAAGCCGAAGCCGTCGACAGCCGGATCGAATTCGCCTCCTCGAGCCCCGGAACTCGAATCCGAACTCGACTCCGAATCCGATATCGACGGGATGCCCACTCTCGCCGCGAAAGAGAGCGACCCGATTCCTGTCAAAGCCGAGAGTCCGTAGAGGAGTTTACGACGTGGTATGGTGCTCATAGTGAGTTGCTGTGTCCGAGTGGCTCGAGCGGACGAACACCGGGTGAGATTCTCTTCGCGTCGGTCGACGGGCTCCGGTTGGCGCGGTAGGTACGGGAGCTGAAACTAGAGCTGCGACGAGCCTCGTTTGTCGAAGAGACCGTCGGTGCGTCTCGTCCCTCTCGCTGGGCCACACCGCTCGAGTACGCAATGTCTCCCACCGGTGAGCGATATGTACGCGTCCCCTGCATGCGCTGGTTCAGACGGACACGCGGACGCGTTCAGCCTCGGAGTTTCTCGCGTCGGCCGAATCGAAACGCGACGGCCGGCTAACCCGTCACACCTTTCCTCGGGGACGGTCTAGGGAGACTATGGAACGAGCGACGTTCGGCGGCGGCTGTTTCTGGTGTATCGAAGCGGCGTTCGAAGAACTCGCGGGCGTCGAGTCGGTCACCTCCGGGTACGCCGGTGGCCACACCGACGATCCGACCTATCGCGAGGTCTGTGCCGGCCAAACCGGCCACGCGGAGGTCGTCCAACTCGAGTACGATCCCGACGAGATCAGCTACGAGAAACTCCTCGAGGTGTTCTTCACGGTCCACGACCCGACCCAGTTGAACCGACAAGGGCCAGACGTGGGCACCCAGTATCGCTCGGCGATCTACGCCCACAGCGACGAGCAACTCGAGACCGCCGAGGCCTTCGCCGCGGAACTCGAGAGTGAGGGGCTCTACGAGGGTATCGAGACGGAAATCGAGCCACTCGAGACGTTCTACGAAGCCGAAGAAGCACACCAAAACTACTTCGAGAAGAATCCACAGGATGCCTACTGTACGATGCACGCGGCACCGAAGGTCGAGAAAGTTCGCGAGACGTTCACCGAGAACCTCGAGGGCGAACAGCCCTCGCCGTGAACTCGAGCGCGAGAGGATTCATTCGGTGACCAGCGGTCGGCAGGCGGAGAATTGTACCTTTTGTACAAGCGTGTTTTTGGAGCGGTGGCGGCGCGTTCTGGATACTGAGCCGACCGTCGGTTACTGGCTCGCTTCGAGCGCCGCGGCGGGAGTCGACTCCTCCTCGAGCGCTCGCTCCTCGAGCCACGATTCGGCGTCGAGTGCGGCCATGCTCCCGGTTCCGGCGGCCGTGATCGCCTGTCGATAGTCGG comes from the Natronorubrum daqingense genome and includes:
- a CDS encoding metallophosphoesterase encodes the protein MSDESRRSTVARVEPVPDEPVAIATVGDERALLVADYHAGYEAGLRSERGVTVPSRATERRERLLTLLERTDPDRLVALGDLMHSIGDPGGAERGELEVLLESVPRTIPVTVVKGNHDGAIETWLTEDEAEIETSVTVVPGAGIDLGAGTVGVCHGHTWPTPATLECDVLCLGHEHPCVRLEDDVGGSRVERTWLRGELDPKPFRPRPEYEGLSWLSDGAIDPPRVVVLPAFNDLVGGTWINVPGQSFLSPFLPAGIASGEAYLLDGTRLGPYQSV
- a CDS encoding cupredoxin domain-containing protein — protein: MSPDESPTRRRMLKLSAVAVLPAALAGCNDNGNGEDEPANGNDENGNDENGNGEPIEPGEIELDGETEAWTGVAPDEIADEENPTLTLEEGESYEITWENIDGVDHNIEIRDDDDEVVDGYETDLMGDEGETQTLEIDEVTDEMTQYVCEPHEGTMVGDVEVA
- the msrA gene encoding peptide-methionine (S)-S-oxide reductase MsrA, whose translation is MERATFGGGCFWCIEAAFEELAGVESVTSGYAGGHTDDPTYREVCAGQTGHAEVVQLEYDPDEISYEKLLEVFFTVHDPTQLNRQGPDVGTQYRSAIYAHSDEQLETAEAFAAELESEGLYEGIETEIEPLETFYEAEEAHQNYFEKNPQDAYCTMHAAPKVEKVRETFTENLEGEQPSP
- a CDS encoding MarR family transcriptional regulator → MSSQEHRPAPLIDPIPSDLDSTQAKLVYLYLEATDGATIDDLGATLSMSKLSILSILNTLSSAGHVDRANGEYVISA
- a CDS encoding ATP-binding protein; amino-acid sequence: MDAFVNRTEELERLHELYESDDAELGIVFGRRRLGKTELLKQSLEGYDDAVVYQARQKTSALQLEQFVDIAAQSYPGVARIRQEWEDILGYLAEQDAIVVLDEFPYLVEQDRSLPSVLQAMFDHDLDDSSSTIVLVGSSISMMEEAALLGNSPLYGRSSLKLDIRQLPFDAAMEFVGDEYSPAEQVLTWGIFGGVPYYLEEISAANTLAENVYRTILTRHGTLHDEPDYVLRMELREPTRYFSILEAIAGGNTSRNEIAGATGIEYNQLSKYLDRLARLRLIDRHVPITEQKARSKRSRYRIREPFFRFWFHFVYGSGDRYDELGSDAYETLIEPKLPDFVSRSFETLCCGALRTLYPEYTITETGQWWYKDHEIDVVGLTTEDALVVGECKFQRSPLGYDAFSNLKRHAEELRWTPPDGQERVEQYALFSRTGFKPSVEEAATERDDLRLFTIEDVVDAVRA
- a CDS encoding 2,5-diamino-6-(ribosylamino)-4(3H)-pyrimidinone 5'-phosphate reductase encodes the protein MHVVVNAATSADGKLSSRKREQVAISGESDFARMDRLRAESDAIVVGVGTVLADDPHLTVKDEALCERRAKNGRPEQPARIVVDSSGRTPVDAAILDDAAPTYVCVSDDAPVDRRANLTDHANLVSAGDDRVDLLRAFAGLQEEGLERIMVEGGGELIFSLFECGLVDELRMYVGGTVIGGRDAPTLADGAGFVEDFPSLALERVERIDDGALLCWTVDEIDD
- a CDS encoding P-loop NTPase family protein encodes the protein MAVDSGESVVVCPECGHEQSIRQEPLLIVSGAGGTGKSAVLHELRGTRDDAVLLDSDVVWRDEFWDEIDWYVQTWLRLCRDIAQSKRPPVLFGAGLGVPASIEAHPQHECFSEIHYLVLVCDEDEQERRLRARPSGRHPGEFAMDQSDIDAQVEFNQWFKNTADDEDFTVIETTDATVEETTAQVDEWISSHVSNKTL
- a CDS encoding Single-stranded DNA binding protein → MELDKHAEDLASDLGVDKEEVTADLQNLVEYSVPIDEAKQSLRRKYGDGSSGGGGAPSSKDLGDVTPEDGNVTVTGVVLTAGKRSIRYQGDDHVIVEGRLADETGAIDYTAWEDFGLSPGDTITAGNAGVREWDGEPELNLGESTSLSFEEESLDIPYESGGESQLADLHTGDRAVTVDVTVTDCERRTIDGRDGETEILSGVVGDESGRLPFTNWDPVPEIEDGGTVRIENAYVQEFRGVPEVNVSEFSSVTPLEAEIDVGADATTMNVGDAVRTGGIYDVELSGNVIAVRDGSGLIQRCPECYRVVQKGQCRTHGDVDGIDDMRVKAILDDGTGAVTVVLDDDLTEQVYDGTLEDALEQAREAMDQEVVADTIRDRIVGLEYRVRGHLSVDEYGSNLDAESFEERSDDPTARARAFLEEVDA